Proteins from one Telopea speciosissima isolate NSW1024214 ecotype Mountain lineage chromosome 1, Tspe_v1, whole genome shotgun sequence genomic window:
- the LOC122668411 gene encoding WD repeat-containing protein 44-like: protein MGSRSEEEEDRFFESREELASLYDSGSDRRDSFDSGSGLVNRVSDSSQYEVWVKIPESIRDRRNKFLKWIGDDSEDVSLHRGVGNDRATESSGAVLGSSDFEDGFQSSRSSISCWSNGAPDFSEDGILAENCVFKIKNLDDGTVFIVDELGQDGMLSRLREVNSNRLVTVEEFEKTLWLSPLVQQFMRREVLETVNVVEKAKRVKRGWLKRLVAVSRIVSRKGDGGNSHSDNSNSSLATRVQRVRVRPYRKRSKELSALYMGQEICAHEGSISTMKFSPDGQCLASAGEDGVVRVWQVIETERSNEDDILDVDPSFVYFTINHSSELVPLFADKEKLSKFKTLRKTADTACVILPPKVFRLSEKPLHEYHGHSGEVLDLSWSKDKYLLSSSVDKTVRLWRVGYDGCLKVFFHNNYVTCVQFNPVDNNYFISGSIDGKVRIWKIPLGHVIDWTDIREIVTAVCYRPDGQGGIVGSLTGNCRFYDASDKLLRLDDQICLQSKKKSPWKRITGFQFSPSDPSKVMVTSADSQVRILHGVDVVCKFKGPRNVGSQRSASFTADGKHIISASEDSNVYVWNCDRLDGPTTSQSKSTWSCERFFSDNASVAVPWCGLRSGDAVSSTVSDSLPSPKKFGDPPATKTENGWLHCLLDPPATKTENVLPMPSPDRFSLSHGFFSEALPKGSATWPEEMLPVSRSLSVSSTVCKSQYKFLKTSCQSTLSSHAWGLVIVTAGWDGRIRSFLNYGLPVRL, encoded by the exons ATGGGGAGTCGCAgcgaagaggaagaagatcgaTTCTTCGAATCCCGAGAGGAGCTCGCTTCTTTGTACGATTCGGGATCGGATCGCCGCGACAGTTTTGACTCCGGTTCCGGGCTAGTAAATCGGGTCTCTGATAGTTCACAATACGAAGTTTGGGTTAAGATTCCAGAAAGCATTCGTGACCGCCGGAATAAGTTCCTGAAATGGATTGGTGATGATTCCGAAGATGTCTCCCTTCACCGCGGAGTGGGTAACGATAGAGCAACAGAGAGCAGTGGGGCTGTGCTGGGAAGTTCTGATTTCGAAGACGGGTTTCAGTCGAGTCGGTCTTCCATCTCTTGTTGGTCCAACGGCGCTCCTGATTTTTCTGAAGATGGGATCTTGGCTGAGAATTGTGtctttaaaattaaaaacttagaTGATGGAACAGTGTTCATCGTGGATGAATTAGGACAGGATGGGATGCTGAGCAGACTTCGTGAAGTCAATTCAAATCGACTGGTTACTGTGGAAGAGTTCGAGAAAACACTCTGGTTATCCCCTCTGGTGCAGCAATTTATGAGGAGAGAAGTTTTAGAGACAGTCAATGTAGTGGAGAAGGCTAAGAGAGTAAAGAGGGGGTGGTTAAAGAGATTGGTCGCCGTGTCCCGCATTGTGAGTAGGAAAGGAGATGGTGGCAATTCCCATTCCGACAACTCTAACTCTTCTTTGGCAACAAGGGTTCAGAGGGTCAGGGTTCGTCCTTACAGGAAACGGTCCAAGGAGCTCTCTGCTCTTTATATGGGACAAGAAATATGTGCTCACGAGGGTTCAATATCGACAATGAAGTTCAGTCCTGATGGACAGTGTCTAGCAAGTGCTGGTGAAGATGGGGTTGTCCGTGTATGGCAGGTAATTGAGACTGAGAGATCAAATGAAGATGACATTCTGGATGTTGATCCCTCGTTTGTATATTTTACCATCAATCACTCTTCTGAGCTGGTTCCCCTTTTTGCGGATAAAGAGAAACTGAGTAAATTCAAGACACTCAGGAAAACGGCAGACACAGCTTGTGTCATCTTACCGCCAAAGGTCTTTCGGCTGTCTGAAAAACCACTCCATGAGTATCATGGGCACAGTGGTGAGGTCTTGGATCTGTCATGGTCTAAGGACAAG TATCTGCTTTCATCCTCTGTGGATAAAACTGTTCGATTGTGGCGAGTGGGATACGATGGATGCCTCAAGGTCTTCTTTCATAATAATTATG TGACTTGTGTTCAGTTCAACCCTGTGGACAATAATTACTTCATTAGCGGTTCAATAGATGGAAAAGTCCGAATCTGGAAAATTCCTCTTGGTCATGTTATTGATTGGACAGATATAAGAGAAATAGTCACTGCTGTGTGCTATCGCCCGGATGGACAG GGAGGGATTGTTGGATCCCTGACTGGCAATTGTCGCTTTTATGATGCATCAG ATAAGCTTCTGCGACTGGATGATCAAATATGTTTACAGAGTAAAAAGAAGTCACCTTGGAAAAGGATCACTGGCTTTCAG TTCTCCCCAAGTGATCCAAGCAAAGTAATGGTCACCTCTGCTGATTCACAAGTACGAATTCTTCATGGGGTTGATGTGGTCTGCAAATTCAAGG GTCCTCGGAATGTAGGGAGCCAAAGATCTGCATCTTTCACTGCAGATGGGAAACATATTATCTCAGCCAGTGAGGATTCTAATGTATATGTCTGGAACTGTGATAGGCTGGATGGACCCACAACCTCCCAGTCAAAAAGCACGTGGTCTTGTGAGCGCTTCTTCTCTGACAACGCATCTGTTGCTGTACCTTGGTGTGGCTTGAGATCTGGGGATGCAGTTAGCTCAACTGTTTCTGACAGTCTTCCATCCCCTAAAAAATTTGGGGATCCACCAGCTACTAAGACAGAAAATGGGTGGTTGCATTGTCTGCTGGATCCACCAGCTACTAAGACAGAAAATGTCCTCCCAATGCCTTCACCTGATCGTTTCTCTTTGAGCCATGGATTCTTTTCAGAGGCTTTACCAAAAGGCTCTGCCACATGGCCTGAGGAGATGCTTCCTGTGTCACGCTCACTGTCCGTGTCATCGACAGTGTGTAAATCCCAATACAAGTTTCTAAAGACTTCCTGCCAGAGCACACTCAGTTCTCATGCATGGGGTCTGGTGATCGTAACTGCAGGCTGGGATGGGCGTATCCGATCGTTCCTCAATTATGGGTTGCCGGTTCGTCTTTGA
- the LOC122668424 gene encoding transcription factor MYB12-like, whose translation MGRAPCCSKVGLHRGPWTAREDTMLTNYIQAHGEGQWRSLPKKAGLLRCGKSCRLRWMNYLRPDIKRGNISPDEEDLIIKLHSLLGNRWSLIAGRLPGRTDNEIKNYWNTHLSKKLKNQGNNPNAHQKTKREPRKRKTSNKNQKQSKNRGRANNGGGGGGGDQIHKTETKIHLPKPIRLTSLSMTRNNSFEYHSTVSGSSSSYNGVVEGDNGVVGTEVVEFPFPFSSSDINDIVNGCVVGCESDQVPTRENMFEKLYQEYLQLLKKKEEEEEEDQLQLDSFAESLWV comes from the exons ATGGGAAGAGCCCCTTGTTGTTCTAAAGTTGGTTTACACAGAGGTCCATGGACTGCAAGAGAGGATACAATGCTCACTAATTATATCCAAGCTCATGGTGAAGGCCAGTGGAGATCTCTACCTAAAAAAGCAG GGCTCCTCAGATGTGGAAAGAGTTGCAGGTTAAGATGGATGAATTACTTGAGACCTGATATCAAGAGAGGGAACATCAGCCCAGATGAAGAAGACCTTATCATCAAACTCCATTCACTTCTGGGTAACCGATGGTCTTTGATTGCAGGAAGATTGCCTGGTCGAACTGATAACGAGATCAAGAACTACTGGAATACCCATCTCAGCAAAAAGCTCAAGAACCAGGGGAACAATCCTAATGCCCACCAAAAAACTAAACGTGAGCCCAGAAAGAGAAAGACCAGCAACAAGAAtcaaaaacagagcaagaacAGGGGTAGAGCAAataatggaggaggaggaggaggaggagatcaGATTCATAAAACAGAAACTAAGATCCATCTCCCAAAACCCATCAGGCTGACATCTCTCTCCATGACAAGGAACAACAGTTTCGAATACCACAGTACTGTGAGTGGATCTTCTAGTAGTTATAATGGAGTAGTTGAAGGTGACAATGGAGTTGTTGGTACAGAAGTAGTAGAATTTCCATTCCCATTTTCATCATCTGATATTAATGACATTGTGAATGGTTGTGTTGTTGGATGTGAATCTGATCAAGTTCCCACAAGGGAAAACATGTTTGAGAAGCTGTACCAGGAGTATCTACAACTCctcaagaaaaaggaagaagaagaagaagaggatcaGTTGCAGTTAGAT